In the genome of Danio rerio strain Tuebingen ecotype United States chromosome 23, GRCz12tu, whole genome shotgun sequence, one region contains:
- the LOC141380632 gene encoding uncharacterized protein, with translation MPTRENKTLDLLYANVEEAYSCIAIPPLGRSDHNLVYLQSTYLPLVKRQPATVRTVREWSKEASAALQDCMETTDWDALCVPHGMDIDNLTDCVTEYINFCVDSTVPLKSIRCFPNNKPWVTKDIKALLNEKKVAFRSGDKEAAKEVQRRLSVRLKEGKERYKKKLEQELKQNNSRYVWRGMKNITGFKTSSPRTDGDVDRANQFNMFFNRFDSRPLSSSDTALTAPSASAPPNSVTSNCSILPYFMPSPSSSFTIVPTEASIASPPFIGVSDSYKPPMIITEDQVRRELCRLHPAKAPGPDGLTTQVLKLCASQLSGVLLRIFNLSLSIKKVPVMWKTSCLVPVPKKARPSVPSDYRPVALTSHSMKVFERLVLGTLRPLVRSAQDSLQFAYQAKIGVEDAIIYLLHRAYSHLDKPSASLRITFFDFTSAFNTIQPARLGSKLSAMQVHAPLVAWIMDYLTDRPQYVRLQGNKSDTVLCSTGAPQGTVLSPFLFTLYTSDFQYNTEGCHLQKFSDDSAIVGCIKGGDDLEYRMAVDSFVDWCELNQLQLNIQKTKELVVDLRRSRRSPVTPLSIRGVDVEIVQDYKYLGVYIDNKLDWSKNSLVTYKKGQSRLYFLRKLRSFRVCNTMLRMFYESVVASAIFYAVVCWGGSVKVADMKRFNKLIRKAGAVVGEELDNMETVAEKRTLCRLRSIMHNVDHPLYNVVDELRSTFSHRLTSLKCSTERHRKSFLPTAIRLHNVSLSHLPSQ, from the coding sequence ATGCCCACCAGAGAAAATAAGACTCTGGACTTACTGTATGCTAATGTGGAAGAGGCATACAGCTGTATAGCCATTCCACCTCTAGGTAGATCGGATCACAATCTTGTGTACCTTCAGTCCACCTACCTACCACTGGTAAAGCGGCAGCCAGCTACTGTTAGGACAGTGAGGGAATGGTCAAAAGAGGCCAGTGCAGCCCTGCAAGACTGCATGGAGACTACGGACTGGGATGCTCTGTGCGTGCCACATGGTATGGACATTGATAACCTCACAGACTGTGTCACTGAGTATATCAACTTCTGTGTGGATAGTACTGTACCATTGAAATCCATACGCTGCTTTCCTAACAACAAGCCATGGGTCACTAAAGATATCAAAGCCCTTCTGAATGAAAAGAAGGTGGCATTCAGGTCAGGTGATAAGGAAGCAGCTAAGGAAGTACAGAGGCGCTTGTCGGTGAGGTTAAAGGAGGGTAAGGAGAGATATAAGAAAAAGCTGGAACAAGAGCTGAAACAGAATAACAGTAGGTATGTGTGGAGAGGCATGAAGAACATTACTGGCTTCAAGACCAGCAGCCCTAGAACTGATGGTGATGTGGATAGGGCCAATCAGTTTAATATGTTTTTCAATAGGTTTGACAGTAGGCCTCTCTCCAGCTCTGACACAGCCCTTACTGCACCTAGTGCATCTGCTCCCCCCAATAGTGTCACGTCAAATTGCAGCATTTTGCCCTACTTCATGCCCTCTCCTTCCTCCTCTTTCACCATCGTACCAACTGAAGCCTCCATCGCCTCTCCTCCTTTCATTGGTGTCTCAGACTCTTATAAACCACCTATGATCATCACTGAGGACCAAGTGAGGAGAGAATTATGCAGACTCCATCCTGCTAAGGCACCGGGTCCAGACGGATTAACCACACAAGTACTTAAGCTGTGTGCTTCTCAGTTAAGTGGAGTACTGCTGAGGATCTTTAATTTGAGCCTCAGTATTAAGAAAGTTCCTGTGATGTGGAAAACATCATGTCTGGTTCCGGTACCCAAGAAGGCGCGACCTAGTGTTCCATCAGACTACAGGCCAGTAGCACTTACTTCACACAGTATGAAGGTCTTTGAGAGGCTGGTCTTGGGCACTCTCCGCCCCCTAGTGAGGTCAGCGCAAGATTCTCTTCAGTTCGCTTACCAGGCCAAGATTGGAGTGGAAGACGCCATCATTTACCTGTTACATCGTGCCTACAGCCATCTTGACAAACCGAGTGCATCCCTGAGGATTACATTTTTCGACTTTACCAGTGCCTTTAACACTATTCAGCCAGCCCGGCTAGGGAGCAAACTGTCTGCTATGCAGGTTCATGCTCCCTTAGTTGCGTGGATTATGGACTATCTGACTGATAGGCCACAGTACGTACGGCTACAGGGGAATAAGTCCGATACGGTACTGTGTAGCACTGGAGCACCGCAAGGAACTGTTTTGTCACCGTTTCTCTTTACACTGTATACATCTGACTTCCAATATAACACAGAGGGCTGTCACCTGCAAAAATTTTCAGATGATTCAGCAATAGTCGGATGTATTAAGGGGGGGGACGACTTGGAATACAGGATGGCTGTGGACAGTTTTGTGGACTGGTGTGAGCTGAATCAGTTGCAGCTTAATATCCAAAAGACCAAAGAACTGGTGGTGGACTTGAGAAGATCACGGCGATCTCCAGTTACTCCCTTGTCCATTAGAGGGGTGGATGTGGAGATTGTTCAGGACTATAAATATTTGGGTGTGTATATTGATAATAAGCTGGACTGGTCCAAGAACTCTCTGGTCACATATAAGAAGGGTCAAAGTAGGCTGTATTTCCTACGTAAACTCCGATCTTTTAGAGTCTGCAACACCATGTTGCGTATGTTCTATGAGTCTGTAGTGGCCAGTGCCATTTTCTATGCTGTGGTGTGCTGGGGTGGTAGTGTAAAAGTGGCAGATATGAAGAGATTTAACAAATTGATTAGGAAAGCTGGCGCTGTGGTGGGTGAGGAATTGGACAATATGGAGACTGTGGCCGAAAAGAGAACATTGTGCAGACTTCGGTCAATTATGCACAATGTAGATCATCCTCTTTATAATGTGGTTGACGAGCTGAGAAGTACCTTTAGTCACAGACTTACCAGCTTAAAGTGTTCCACTGAACGCCACAGAAAATCCTTCCTTCCCACTGCTATCAGACTTCATAACGTCTCCCTCAGTCACTTACCCTCACAGTAA